From the Acinetobacter wanghuae genome, one window contains:
- the ftsZ gene encoding cell division protein FtsZ, with protein MASFEFFEDDQSDSNGQARFTVFGVGGAGGNAVQHMLQSDIKGVKFVCANTDKQALDRMESEFKIQLGEECTRGLGAGANPQVGQAAAEESREFIRQQLEGTDMVFVTAGMGGGTGTGAAPVVAEIAKEMGILTVGVVTTPFNFEGKRRLQSAEKGIEALEQHVDSLIIIPNQRLLKVFRDISMKDAYKKADDVLLNAVRSIFDLVVRPGHINLDFADLKTAMSTRGYAMMGVGSGRGENRARQAAEQAIRSPLLDNVTIMNAKGILINVTGGDDVTFGEIEEITDVVNQIVDLDEGQVFYGTVFDPDARDEISVTVIATGLTRNSADSLDAKPRGNVQASRPSTGAQAAVEDDDVPAIQRQHAENSTAASSTPASVASPRPTPMSIQDYLKNQQRK; from the coding sequence ATGGCCTCATTTGAATTTTTTGAAGATGATCAGAGCGATAGCAATGGTCAAGCCCGTTTCACTGTTTTCGGTGTAGGTGGTGCGGGTGGTAATGCGGTGCAACATATGTTGCAGTCAGACATTAAAGGCGTGAAATTTGTTTGTGCAAATACAGACAAGCAAGCCCTTGACCGCATGGAATCTGAATTTAAAATCCAGCTTGGTGAAGAATGTACACGTGGCTTAGGCGCGGGTGCAAATCCACAAGTGGGTCAAGCAGCAGCTGAAGAAAGCCGCGAATTTATCCGTCAGCAGTTAGAAGGTACGGATATGGTCTTCGTGACCGCAGGGATGGGCGGTGGTACAGGTACCGGTGCTGCACCTGTTGTTGCTGAAATTGCTAAAGAGATGGGTATCTTGACAGTAGGTGTAGTAACAACACCATTTAACTTCGAAGGTAAACGTCGTCTGCAATCTGCTGAAAAAGGCATTGAAGCCCTTGAGCAACACGTTGATTCTTTAATTATTATTCCGAACCAACGTTTGTTGAAAGTGTTCCGTGACATTTCAATGAAAGATGCTTACAAGAAAGCAGATGATGTATTGCTAAATGCTGTACGTAGTATCTTTGATCTTGTGGTTCGTCCAGGTCACATCAACCTTGACTTCGCCGATTTGAAAACTGCAATGAGCACACGCGGTTATGCCATGATGGGTGTGGGTTCAGGTCGTGGTGAAAACCGTGCACGTCAAGCAGCGGAGCAAGCGATTCGCAGTCCATTGCTTGATAATGTCACCATTATGAATGCCAAAGGTATTTTGATTAATGTGACCGGTGGTGATGACGTAACTTTCGGTGAAATCGAAGAAATCACCGATGTTGTGAACCAAATTGTCGACCTTGACGAAGGTCAGGTGTTCTACGGTACGGTCTTTGATCCAGACGCGCGCGATGAAATCAGTGTAACTGTGATTGCAACAGGTTTAACGCGTAATTCAGCAGATTCATTAGATGCAAAACCACGTGGCAATGTGCAAGCATCGCGTCCAAGTACAGGCGCTCAAGCTGCGGTTGAAGATGACGATGTACCTGCAATTCAACGCCAACATGCTGAGAATTCAACTGCTGCAAGTAGCACACCTGCTTCAGTTGCAAGTCCGCGTCCTACGCCAA